A DNA window from Sporichthya brevicatena contains the following coding sequences:
- the rplK gene encoding 50S ribosomal protein L11: MPPKKKLSAIIKLQIKAGAATPAPPVGPALGQHGVNIMEFCKAYNAATENQRGDIVPVEISVYEDRSFTFITKTPPAARLILKAAGIEKGSGEPHKTKVAKLTRDQVRSIAEAKMPDLNANDLDAAEKIIAGTARSMGITVEA, encoded by the coding sequence ATGCCTCCCAAGAAGAAGCTCTCGGCGATCATCAAGCTCCAGATCAAGGCCGGAGCTGCGACGCCGGCGCCGCCGGTCGGCCCTGCGCTGGGTCAGCACGGCGTGAACATCATGGAGTTCTGCAAGGCCTACAACGCGGCCACGGAGAACCAGCGGGGCGACATCGTTCCCGTCGAGATCTCGGTCTACGAGGACCGTTCGTTCACCTTCATCACCAAGACCCCGCCGGCTGCGCGCCTGATCCTCAAGGCCGCCGGGATCGAGAAGGGCTCCGGCGAGCCGCACAAGACCAAGGTCGCCAAGCTCACCCGTGACCAGGTCCGCAGCATCGCCGAGGCGAAGATGCCCGACCTGAACGCGAACGACCTCGACGCCGCGGAGAAGATCATCGCCGGCACCGCCCGTTCCATGGGCATCACCGTCGAGGCCTGA
- a CDS encoding UDP-N-acetylmuramate dehydrogenase produces MTSFAELTTFRVGGPITRLVDVAGVDELAALFAEVGDEPVMVLGGGSNLLVSDDGFAGTVARMVGDGLAVSGGADDGSDDSVDVIVEAGANWDALVEYTVEEGWAGIEALSGIPGSVGATPIQNVGAYGQEVADVLTAVRTFDRETGTERRFAPADCNFAYRDSLFKRTSRFVVTAVEFRLTTGGTGAPVRYAELARTLGVEVGGTAPVAAVREAVLGLRRSKGMVLDPDDHDTWSAGSFFTNPILTAAVAGAALPDDAPRYPAGDGLVKTSAAWLIEHAGFSKGFGAELTGGRATLSTKHTLALTNRGGASATDLLTLARAIRAGVLDRFGIELHHEPVLVGHTL; encoded by the coding sequence GTGACCAGCTTCGCCGAGCTGACCACCTTCCGCGTCGGTGGTCCGATCACCCGGCTGGTCGACGTGGCCGGCGTGGACGAGCTCGCCGCCCTGTTCGCCGAGGTCGGCGACGAGCCGGTGATGGTGCTGGGCGGCGGATCGAACCTGCTGGTCTCCGACGACGGTTTCGCCGGGACCGTCGCCCGGATGGTCGGGGACGGCCTGGCGGTCAGTGGGGGAGCGGACGACGGCTCCGACGACAGCGTCGACGTCATCGTCGAGGCCGGTGCGAACTGGGACGCTCTCGTCGAGTACACGGTCGAGGAGGGCTGGGCCGGGATCGAGGCCCTGTCCGGCATCCCGGGCAGCGTCGGGGCCACCCCGATCCAGAACGTCGGCGCGTACGGGCAGGAGGTCGCGGACGTGCTGACCGCCGTGCGGACCTTCGACCGCGAGACCGGCACCGAGCGCCGCTTCGCCCCTGCGGACTGCAACTTCGCCTACCGGGACAGCTTGTTCAAGCGGACGTCCCGCTTCGTCGTCACCGCGGTGGAGTTCCGGCTCACCACGGGCGGCACGGGTGCGCCGGTGCGCTACGCCGAGCTCGCCCGCACCCTCGGCGTCGAGGTCGGCGGCACCGCGCCGGTCGCCGCGGTGCGCGAGGCGGTCCTGGGCCTGCGCCGCTCCAAGGGCATGGTGCTCGATCCCGACGACCACGACACGTGGAGCGCCGGGTCGTTCTTCACCAACCCGATCCTGACTGCCGCGGTGGCCGGGGCGGCCCTGCCCGACGACGCTCCGCGCTACCCGGCCGGCGACGGTCTGGTGAAGACCTCCGCGGCCTGGTTGATCGAGCACGCGGGCTTCTCCAAGGGCTTCGGCGCCGAGCTCACCGGTGGCCGCGCGACCCTCTCGACCAAGCACACGCTGGCGCTGACCAACCGCGGCGGCGCCTCCGCGACGGACCTGCTGACCCTCGCCCGCGCGATCCGCGCCGGCGTCCTCGACCGCTTCGGCATCGAGCTCCACCACGAGCCCGTCCTGGTCGGCCACACCCTCTGA
- a CDS encoding ABC transporter ATP-binding protein → MGVEIDIRGLTKSFGRQVIWRDVTLTLPAGEISVLLGPSGTGKSVLLKTLVGLLRPDAGSIVIEGQDICRLKERDLYEVRKLFGVLFQDGALFGSMNLYDNVAFPLREHTRKSESEIRAVVREKMDLVGLVGAEDKLPGELSGGMRKRAGLARALVLDPKIILFDEPDSGLDPVRTAFLNQLIVDLNQRIGATILIVTHDINTARTVPDNIGLLYHRHLAMFGPREMLLSSEESVVRQFLNAQRVGPIGMSEEKDADELAAERDTELPPLPPIPLQMMPSDGVPRSRQRPPGQWCAENGIVPPAGSFGGSDVGADPAAAL, encoded by the coding sequence ATGGGCGTCGAGATCGACATCCGGGGGCTCACCAAGAGCTTCGGGCGGCAGGTGATCTGGCGTGACGTGACGCTCACGCTGCCGGCGGGGGAGATCTCCGTCCTGCTCGGCCCGTCCGGGACCGGTAAGTCGGTGCTGCTCAAGACCCTGGTCGGGCTGCTGCGGCCGGACGCCGGCTCGATCGTGATCGAGGGCCAGGACATCTGCCGGCTCAAGGAGCGCGACCTCTACGAGGTCCGCAAGCTCTTCGGGGTGCTGTTCCAGGACGGCGCGCTGTTCGGCTCGATGAACCTCTACGACAACGTCGCGTTCCCGCTGCGGGAGCACACCCGCAAGTCCGAGTCCGAGATCCGCGCCGTCGTGCGGGAGAAGATGGACCTGGTCGGACTGGTGGGGGCCGAGGACAAGCTGCCGGGGGAGCTGTCCGGCGGCATGCGCAAGCGTGCCGGCCTGGCCCGGGCGTTGGTGCTGGACCCGAAGATCATTCTGTTCGACGAGCCGGACTCCGGCCTCGACCCGGTCCGCACGGCGTTCCTCAACCAGCTCATCGTCGACCTGAACCAGCGGATCGGCGCGACGATCCTCATCGTCACCCACGACATCAACACCGCCCGGACCGTCCCGGACAACATCGGCCTGCTCTACCACCGCCACCTGGCGATGTTCGGTCCGCGGGAGATGCTGCTGTCCTCCGAGGAGTCGGTCGTCCGGCAGTTCCTGAACGCTCAGCGGGTGGGTCCGATCGGCATGTCGGAGGAGAAGGACGCCGACGAACTGGCCGCCGAACGTGATACCGAACTCCCTCCGCTGCCCCCGATCCCGCTCCAGATGATGCCGAGCGACGGCGTTCCGCGGTCCCGGCAGCGGCCACCCGGGCAGTGGTGCGCGGAGAACGGGATCGTCCCGCCGGCGGGGTCCTTCGGCGGGTCCGACGTCGGGGCCGATCCCGCCGCAGCGCTCTGA
- a CDS encoding adenosine deaminase, translating into MGRRDLRTLPKAHLHLHFTGSMRHATLLDLAEHHGLRLPDQLRRREPLELEATDQRGWFRFQRLYDAARAAVQTEEDIRRLVLEAAQDDAAEGSGWLELQVDPSTYARHLGGLTPTVELILDAARDAAAATGVGIGLILAANRTRHPFDARTLARLAARYADAGVVGFGLSNDERRGRAADFDRAFEIARGAGLAALPHGGELGGPSEVRDCLRTLRAHRIGHGVRAIEDPALLEELAAARITLEVCPASNVALGVADDAAAVPVRTLMTADVPVALGADDPLLFGSRLVDQYVIARDVHGCTDAELADLARHSVEGSLAPEETKYRLRGRIAAWLAEPPPPAH; encoded by the coding sequence GTGGGGCGGCGGGACCTGCGGACGCTGCCCAAGGCGCACCTGCACCTGCACTTCACCGGGTCGATGCGGCACGCGACGCTGCTCGACCTGGCCGAGCACCACGGCCTCCGGCTGCCGGACCAGCTCCGGCGCCGGGAGCCGTTGGAGCTCGAGGCCACCGACCAGCGCGGCTGGTTCCGCTTCCAGCGGCTCTACGACGCCGCGCGGGCGGCCGTGCAGACCGAGGAGGACATCCGGCGCCTGGTGCTGGAGGCGGCCCAGGACGACGCCGCCGAGGGCTCCGGCTGGCTGGAGCTCCAGGTCGACCCGTCGACCTACGCCCGACACCTGGGCGGCCTGACCCCGACCGTCGAGCTGATCCTCGACGCCGCCCGGGACGCCGCGGCCGCGACCGGGGTGGGCATCGGGCTGATCCTCGCCGCCAACCGCACCCGGCACCCGTTCGACGCCCGGACGCTGGCCCGGCTCGCCGCCCGCTACGCCGACGCCGGCGTGGTCGGGTTCGGACTGTCCAACGACGAGCGACGCGGCCGGGCGGCGGACTTCGACCGCGCCTTCGAGATCGCCCGCGGCGCCGGCCTGGCCGCGCTCCCCCACGGCGGGGAGCTCGGCGGCCCGTCCGAGGTCCGGGACTGCCTGCGCACCCTGCGCGCCCACCGCATCGGGCACGGCGTCCGTGCGATCGAGGACCCGGCGCTGCTCGAGGAGCTCGCCGCCGCCCGGATCACCCTCGAGGTGTGCCCGGCGTCCAACGTCGCGCTCGGCGTCGCCGACGACGCGGCCGCGGTGCCGGTCCGCACGCTGATGACCGCCGACGTCCCCGTCGCCCTCGGCGCCGACGACCCGCTGCTGTTCGGGTCCCGGCTGGTCGACCAGTACGTCATCGCCCGGGACGTCCACGGCTGCACCGACGCCGAGCTCGCCGACCTCGCCCGGCACTCCGTCGAGGGCTCCCTCGCCCCCGAGGAGACCAAGTACCGCCTCCGCGGCCGCATCGCCGCCTGGCTGGCCGAGCCCCCGCCCCCCGCGCACTAG
- the rplL gene encoding 50S ribosomal protein L7/L12 has protein sequence MAKLSTDELLDAFKEMTLIELSEFVKQFEETFGVTAAAPVAVAAAAPAGGGGGDAAAEEQDEFDVVLESAGDKKIQVIKEVRALTNLGLKEAKDLVDGTPSKVLEKVNKETAEKAKAALEGAGATISLK, from the coding sequence ATGGCGAAGCTCAGCACCGACGAACTGCTCGACGCGTTCAAGGAGATGACGCTGATCGAGCTCTCCGAGTTCGTGAAGCAGTTCGAGGAGACCTTCGGCGTCACCGCCGCCGCTCCGGTGGCCGTGGCCGCCGCGGCGCCGGCCGGTGGCGGCGGCGGCGACGCTGCCGCGGAGGAGCAGGACGAGTTCGACGTCGTCCTCGAGTCCGCCGGCGACAAGAAGATCCAGGTCATCAAGGAGGTGCGCGCGCTCACGAACCTCGGTCTCAAGGAGGCCAAGGACCTCGTCGACGGCACCCCCTCCAAGGTCCTGGAGAAGGTCAACAAGGAGACCGCGGAGAAGGCCAAGGCTGCCCTCGAGGGCGCCGGCGCCACCATCTCGCTGAAGTAG
- the rplJ gene encoding 50S ribosomal protein L10: protein MARPDKASAVAELTDAFRNSNAAVLTEYRGLTVAQLKALRRSLSGNAEYHVVKNTLTKIAAKEAGVEAFESLLAGPSAIAFVSGDAVEVAKGLRDFAKANPLLVIKGGVLDGKPLSAADVTKLADLESREVLLAKLAGAMTASLSQAAALFQAPLSKTARTVEALRAQVEATGGPAAAAPATEEPAVEASAEAVAESPVATEDPVAETPEPEASAES from the coding sequence ATGGCCCGGCCCGACAAGGCATCCGCGGTGGCGGAGCTGACGGACGCGTTCCGCAACTCCAACGCGGCGGTGCTGACCGAGTACCGCGGTCTCACCGTGGCACAGCTCAAGGCTCTGCGGCGCAGCCTCTCCGGCAACGCCGAGTACCACGTCGTCAAGAACACCTTGACGAAGATCGCGGCCAAGGAGGCCGGGGTCGAGGCGTTCGAGTCCCTCCTCGCCGGTCCGTCCGCGATCGCGTTCGTCTCCGGCGACGCGGTCGAGGTCGCGAAGGGGCTGCGGGACTTCGCCAAGGCGAACCCGCTCCTCGTGATCAAGGGCGGCGTCCTGGACGGCAAGCCGCTGTCCGCCGCGGACGTCACCAAGCTCGCGGACCTGGAGTCCCGCGAGGTCCTGCTCGCCAAGCTCGCCGGGGCCATGACCGCCTCGCTGTCCCAGGCCGCGGCCCTGTTCCAGGCGCCGCTGTCGAAGACCGCGCGGACCGTCGAGGCCCTGCGTGCGCAGGTCGAGGCGACCGGTGGCCCTGCCGCCGCCGCCCCGGCCACCGAAGAACCCGCTGTCGAGGCGTCGGCCGAGGCCGTTGCCGAGAGCCCGGTCGCGACGGAAGACCCCGTCGCAGAGACCCCCGAGCCCGAGGCATCCGCCGAGAGCTAA
- a CDS encoding MaoC family dehydratase codes for MSAPTWAGVEKGTELPAQRFTFGRADLVRYAGASGDLNPIHWNERIATEVGLPNVIAHGMLTMGTVVRVVTDWTGDPGALTEYGVRFTRPVPVPDDEQGATVEVSAAVTEKLDDNLVKVTIKATYDGATVLAKAIATVRLP; via the coding sequence ATGAGCGCTCCCACCTGGGCGGGCGTCGAGAAGGGCACCGAGCTGCCGGCGCAGCGCTTCACGTTCGGCCGCGCCGACCTGGTCCGCTACGCCGGCGCCTCCGGTGACCTCAACCCGATCCACTGGAACGAGCGGATCGCCACCGAGGTCGGCCTGCCGAACGTCATCGCCCACGGGATGCTCACGATGGGCACGGTCGTCCGCGTCGTGACCGACTGGACCGGCGACCCCGGCGCGCTCACCGAGTACGGCGTGCGGTTCACCCGCCCCGTGCCAGTCCCGGACGACGAGCAGGGCGCCACCGTGGAGGTGAGCGCCGCGGTGACCGAGAAGCTCGACGACAACCTGGTCAAGGTCACGATCAAGGCCACCTACGACGGCGCGACCGTGCTGGCGAAGGCGATCGCCACCGTCCGGCTGCCGTGA
- the secE gene encoding preprotein translocase subunit SecE, whose protein sequence is MTETAEATPERPASDGGRGGLKRLPARTGLYYRQVVAELRKVIWPTRKELITYTAVVMVFVTIMIAYVSVLDLGFSKAVLKIFG, encoded by the coding sequence GTGACGGAGACCGCTGAGGCAACGCCTGAGCGCCCGGCATCCGACGGTGGCCGTGGGGGGCTCAAGCGCCTGCCGGCCCGCACCGGCCTCTACTACCGCCAGGTCGTCGCGGAGCTGCGCAAGGTCATCTGGCCGACGCGCAAGGAGCTGATCACCTACACCGCGGTGGTCATGGTGTTCGTCACGATCATGATCGCGTACGTCTCCGTGCTGGACCTGGGCTTCAGCAAGGCAGTGCTCAAGATCTTCGGGTAG
- the rplA gene encoding 50S ribosomal protein L1: MKRSKAYNNAAPKVDKDKLYAPLDAARLAKETSTTKFDSTVEVAFRLGVDPRKADQMVRGTVNLPHGTGKTARVLVLANGDKAAEATAAGADYVGSDDMIEQISKGWLDFDAVVATPDLMGKVGRLGRVLGPRGLMPNPKTGTVTMDVAKAVNDIKGGKIEFRVDKHANLHFIIGKTSFSDIALVENYAAALDEVLRLKPSAAKGRYLRKAVFSTTMGPAIPVDPNKVRNLTEETVEETV, from the coding sequence ATGAAGCGCAGCAAGGCCTACAACAACGCCGCCCCGAAGGTGGACAAGGACAAGCTCTACGCCCCGCTGGACGCCGCGCGGCTGGCGAAGGAGACCTCCACCACCAAGTTCGACTCGACCGTCGAGGTCGCGTTCCGCCTCGGGGTCGACCCCCGCAAGGCCGACCAGATGGTCCGCGGCACCGTGAACCTGCCGCACGGCACCGGCAAGACCGCCCGCGTCCTGGTCCTCGCCAACGGTGACAAGGCCGCCGAGGCCACCGCCGCCGGCGCCGACTACGTCGGCTCGGACGACATGATCGAGCAGATCAGCAAGGGCTGGCTGGACTTCGACGCCGTCGTCGCCACCCCGGACCTGATGGGCAAGGTCGGCCGCCTCGGTCGCGTGCTCGGCCCGCGTGGCCTGATGCCGAACCCGAAGACCGGCACGGTCACGATGGACGTCGCCAAGGCCGTCAACGACATCAAGGGCGGCAAGATCGAGTTCCGCGTCGACAAGCACGCGAACCTGCACTTCATCATCGGCAAGACCTCGTTCTCCGACATTGCGCTGGTCGAGAACTACGCCGCCGCCCTGGACGAGGTGCTCCGGCTCAAGCCGTCCGCCGCCAAGGGCCGCTACCTGCGCAAGGCCGTCTTCTCCACCACGATGGGTCCGGCCATCCCGGTGGACCCGAACAAGGTCCGCAACCTCACGGAGGAGACGGTCGAGGAGACCGTCTGA
- the nusG gene encoding transcription termination/antitermination protein NusG translates to MSKGSPVSDSPHSFDDASVAEDAADVSADVEGAEAVEESAAPETADTDTDGDTGGDTAAPEVTFESAEAPAEGPKEDEEDLDPVEEFRRALYAAPGDWYVVHSYAGYENRVKANLENRTASLNMEDYIFQIEVPQEEVVEIKNGQRKNVRRNKFPGYVLVRMDLTDESWSAVRHTPGVTGFVGHTHEPSPLTLDEVMKILAPEPAKATGTKGAAAAKIQVLDFDIGDSVTVIDGPFATLQATIHEINAEAQKVKGLVEIFGRETPVELSFSQIQKN, encoded by the coding sequence ATCTCGAAAGGCTCTCCTGTGTCCGACTCGCCCCACAGCTTCGACGACGCCTCCGTCGCGGAGGACGCCGCCGACGTCTCGGCCGACGTCGAGGGAGCTGAGGCGGTCGAGGAGTCGGCCGCTCCCGAGACGGCCGACACCGACACCGACGGCGACACCGGCGGCGACACCGCGGCCCCCGAGGTGACCTTCGAGAGCGCCGAGGCGCCCGCCGAGGGTCCCAAGGAGGACGAGGAGGACCTCGACCCGGTCGAGGAGTTCCGCCGCGCGCTCTACGCCGCCCCCGGTGACTGGTACGTCGTGCACTCCTACGCCGGCTACGAGAACCGCGTGAAGGCGAACCTCGAGAACCGCACGGCCAGCCTCAACATGGAGGACTACATCTTCCAGATCGAGGTGCCGCAGGAAGAGGTCGTCGAGATCAAGAACGGCCAGCGCAAGAACGTCCGGCGGAACAAGTTCCCCGGGTACGTGCTGGTCCGGATGGACCTCACCGACGAGTCCTGGTCCGCCGTCCGGCACACCCCGGGCGTCACCGGCTTCGTGGGCCACACGCACGAGCCGTCGCCGCTCACCCTCGACGAGGTCATGAAGATCCTGGCCCCGGAGCCGGCGAAGGCCACGGGCACGAAGGGCGCCGCCGCCGCCAAGATCCAGGTGCTCGACTTCGACATCGGCGACTCGGTCACCGTCATCGACGGTCCGTTCGCCACCCTGCAGGCCACGATTCACGAGATCAACGCCGAGGCCCAGAAGGTCAAGGGTCTGGTGGAGATCTTCGGCCGGGAGACCCCGGTCGAACTGTCCTTCAGCCAGATCCAGAAGAACTGA
- a CDS encoding pyridoxal phosphate-dependent aminotransferase, with translation MTATPSFPRISARIAGITESATLAVDAKAKALQAAGRPVIGFGAGEPDFPTPDYIVEAAVAACREPRNHRYSPAGGLPELKEAIAAKTLRDSGYSVSASQVLVTNGGKQAVYAAFATLLDPGDEVLLPAPFWTTYPEAIRLAGGLPVEIVADETQNYLVTVDQLEAARTSRSKVLLFCSPSNPTGAVYSPEQVREIGRWALEHGMWVVTDEIYEHLIYGDATFSSIPVEVPELADRCVVLNGVAKTYAMTGWRVGWLIGPADVVKGATNLQSHATSNVANVSQRAALAAVSGDLSAVAQMREAFDRRRQTMVRMLSEIPGVTCPEPLGAFYAYPSVAGILGKEIRGQRPSTTTELAELILTEAEVAVVPGEAFGTPGYLRLSYALGDDDLVEGVSRIAKLLGEASA, from the coding sequence ATGACCGCGACCCCTTCCTTCCCCCGGATCAGCGCGCGCATCGCCGGGATCACCGAGTCCGCGACCCTCGCCGTGGACGCCAAGGCCAAGGCTCTGCAGGCGGCCGGGCGGCCCGTCATCGGCTTCGGGGCGGGCGAGCCGGACTTCCCGACGCCGGACTACATCGTCGAGGCGGCGGTGGCGGCGTGCCGCGAGCCCCGCAACCACCGGTACTCCCCCGCCGGCGGCCTGCCCGAGCTCAAGGAGGCGATCGCGGCGAAGACGCTGCGCGACTCCGGCTACTCGGTCTCGGCGTCGCAGGTCCTGGTGACGAACGGCGGCAAGCAGGCGGTCTACGCCGCGTTCGCGACCCTGCTGGACCCGGGCGACGAGGTGCTGCTCCCGGCGCCGTTCTGGACCACGTACCCGGAGGCCATCCGCCTCGCGGGCGGGCTGCCGGTCGAGATCGTGGCCGACGAGACCCAGAACTACCTGGTGACCGTCGATCAGCTCGAGGCCGCGCGCACGTCCCGCTCGAAGGTGCTGCTGTTCTGCTCGCCGTCGAACCCGACCGGTGCCGTCTACAGCCCCGAGCAGGTCCGCGAGATCGGCCGCTGGGCCCTCGAGCACGGCATGTGGGTCGTCACCGACGAGATCTACGAGCACCTGATCTACGGCGACGCGACGTTCTCCTCGATCCCGGTCGAGGTGCCCGAGCTCGCCGACCGCTGCGTCGTGCTGAACGGCGTCGCGAAGACGTACGCGATGACCGGCTGGCGCGTGGGCTGGCTGATCGGGCCCGCCGACGTGGTCAAGGGCGCGACGAACCTGCAGTCGCACGCGACGTCCAACGTGGCGAACGTCTCGCAGCGGGCCGCGCTCGCGGCGGTCAGCGGGGACCTGTCCGCGGTCGCGCAGATGCGCGAGGCCTTCGACCGGCGCCGCCAGACGATGGTGCGGATGCTCTCGGAGATCCCCGGGGTCACCTGCCCCGAGCCGCTGGGCGCGTTCTACGCGTACCCGTCGGTGGCCGGGATCCTCGGCAAGGAGATCCGCGGCCAGCGGCCCTCGACGACCACGGAGCTCGCCGAGCTGATCCTCACCGAGGCCGAGGTGGCCGTCGTGCCGGGCGAGGCCTTCGGGACGCCGGGCTACCTGCGCCTGTCGTACGCGCTCGGCGACGACGACCTCGTCGAGGGCGTCTCCCGGATCGCCAAGCTCCTGGGTGAGGCGAGCGCCTGA